One Glycine max cultivar Williams 82 chromosome 8, Glycine_max_v4.0, whole genome shotgun sequence genomic window, gttCATGGCTTTGTGTCTTTCATGTTCTAGGAATAGCCATGCCGATATATCGAATACATATTGAATCCAATATGTGTATCTTATCTGTGCATCATAGTTGAGAATGCTTATAGAAACTGTCTTAAGTGCATGTTCAAGATTAACATTAGTGCTCATGTTTATGATCTTAGGCATGTGTTTATCATTTTACTTTAAGGAATTGTTTCATTTCTGTTAATACAACATTCCTCAGTATTGTGAAGGTGTTACAGGGTGTGTGTTCTGACTTCTGACACTTGTTTTGATTTAGGTTTAAACTTGGTACACCTCTGTCACAAATGATATGTTTCAAACTTGATGCTTTGACCCCGTCATTAGTGACCACATTGAGGTCCAAATGATGCGTGTTTCCTGACTATTTCTATAGTATTGTGACTTGATTCAGAATGTGGAACTTTGCATCTAGTTTAATTGCTGGAAGTGTGGGTCTGAAAAATGATTCTGCAAAACCAACTCACCCTGCTTCAGAATGTTCTGATGATGAGACTTCTATGGTAACCAGAGAGGAAAGGCTGGAATGCCCAATATGCTGGGAATCCTTTAACATTGTTGAAAATGTGCCTTATGTCTTATGGTGTGGCCACACCCTTTGTAAAAATTGCATCCTTGGATTACAATGGGCTGTGGTGAAATTTCCAACGCTGCCAATTCAGCTTCCGCTTTTTATCTCCTGCCCATGGTGCAACCTTTTGTCTCTCCGTTTAGTTTACCGGGGAAATCTGAAATTCCCTCGCAAGAACTACTTTCTTCTTTGGATGGTTGAGAGCATGAACGGTGATAGAGTGAAGTCGCATTCTACTGTTTGTGGGGATCATCAACCAGTCTGGCCAATAATTAAAGACAGTTTAACCAATGGAAGCCAAGAAGGCCATGGCATCCCTTGGAGAGGGCAAGTTTGCCATACAGAGTCTTCAAGTTCCAATCAATATCATGGCAATACCAGTAATTACCTAAGTATAGAAACACTGCATACATCACTGCGGAAGTCGTTGGTtttatttgttcatttgatAGCAAAGTTCCCATTGATcattatatttcttttgattGTCTTATATGCCATACCAGCCAGTGCAGCCATTTTGGCTCTGTATATACTTGTTACCATTCTGTTTGCTCTCCCATCATTTCTCATCTTGTACTTTGCATATCCTAGTTTGGATTGGCTTGTCAGGGAAATTATCACTTGATATTGAGGCTGTATTTCTGCTTTGCAAGCATTATGAATGTAACTTTGCCTCTCCTTGTGGCCCCTTCATCCAGTGTCTCTACTTCGTAATTGGCCGACATTTCCatttatcttatcatatataGCCCCAGTCAATCTCAGTACGCCTTTTGAATCTTTTTAGCTCTGGTTGAGCTTGGCTGGTTAGGAGGAGGGATATCAGTTTTTGGCATAAACTATTTGGACAACCAAGGCCGTGGAGTGAATAAGGTAATGAATCGTGATTTTGCCTTTTCCTGGTGGCAAATGGTTGTTTTTATCTGTAT contains:
- the LOC100811549 gene encoding uncharacterized protein; this translates as MWNFASSLIAGSVGLKNDSAKPTHPASECSDDETSMVTREERLECPICWESFNIVENVPYVLWCGHTLCKNCILGLQWAVVKFPTLPIQLPLFISCPWCNLLSLRLVYRGNLKFPRKNYFLLWMVESMNGDRVKSHSTVCGDHQPVWPIIKDSLTNGSQEGHGIPWRGQVCHTESSSSNQYHGNTSNYLSIETLHTSLRKSLVLFVHLIAKFPLIIIFLLIVLYAIPASAAILALYILVTILFALPSFLILYFAYPSLDWLVREIIT